In Elusimicrobium sp., one genomic interval encodes:
- a CDS encoding CpaF family protein, with the protein MPGSIPYEEVERFYSSLGREVDVFLPWDENVMATSNRKEVEIIVNPQSEWVKGLRLVLAKIRDLKPAPKDWTASVTDEEFTQAAKDVWSPVLFDDGKTGAANDHIGAPEEEAGKTKMSFWDDLKQKIHKEVVHTLEIEHIVISDESSASEQTRKRVAAIVDDILQKQPNLQFSRDQRARFTSELLDEILGLGPLEVLMRDPAVTEIMVNAFDKIFIEQKGKLTLTKYKFRNNEQVVQVIKRIVAPLGRRIDESVPLVDARLKDGSRVNAIIAPLAVSGPTLTIRRFSSKPFGPEDYYRFGTISPECMEFIKKCVKIRKNIIVCGGTGTGKTTFLNAISGYISNNERIITVEDTAELRLQQPHWVSLESRPPNVEGKGAITIQDLVKNCLRMRPDRIVVGECRGGEALDMLQAMNTGHEGSLTTIHANTPRDGLSRLEAMCMQTGADLPIFAIREMISSAVNMIVQLSRFSDGSRKVTYITEMHGQKNNEIQSTDLFRYVQTGVDENGKVQGVFAPTGNLPTFFEDFAAKGQPVPEEVFTKGAVPLDENGEPDLNAVKRMKAAQQEAAAAPQTPPAPPAAPKA; encoded by the coding sequence ATGCCCGGCTCTATTCCTTACGAAGAAGTAGAACGCTTTTATTCCTCGTTAGGGCGCGAAGTAGATGTATTCTTGCCGTGGGACGAAAATGTAATGGCCACTTCCAATCGCAAGGAAGTGGAAATTATCGTTAATCCTCAATCCGAGTGGGTGAAAGGGTTACGCTTGGTGTTAGCCAAAATACGCGATTTGAAACCCGCTCCCAAAGATTGGACGGCTTCCGTAACGGACGAAGAGTTTACGCAAGCGGCCAAAGATGTGTGGAGCCCTGTTCTGTTTGACGATGGTAAGACCGGGGCCGCCAACGACCATATCGGCGCGCCGGAAGAAGAAGCCGGAAAGACCAAAATGTCTTTCTGGGACGATTTGAAACAAAAAATCCACAAAGAAGTGGTTCATACCCTGGAAATCGAACATATCGTCATCAGCGACGAAAGTTCCGCCAGCGAACAAACCCGCAAACGGGTGGCCGCCATTGTGGACGATATTTTGCAAAAACAACCCAACCTGCAGTTTTCGCGTGACCAACGCGCCCGCTTTACTTCGGAATTGTTGGACGAAATTTTAGGGTTAGGGCCGCTGGAAGTCTTAATGCGCGACCCGGCCGTAACCGAAATTATGGTCAACGCCTTTGACAAAATTTTTATCGAACAAAAAGGTAAGTTGACCTTAACCAAATACAAATTTAGAAATAACGAACAAGTGGTACAGGTAATTAAGCGTATTGTGGCCCCGCTCGGCCGCCGTATTGACGAATCTGTACCGCTCGTGGACGCCCGTTTGAAAGACGGTTCCCGTGTAAACGCCATTATCGCGCCGCTTGCTGTATCCGGCCCGACACTGACGATTCGTCGTTTCTCCTCCAAACCTTTCGGGCCCGAAGATTACTACCGTTTCGGTACCATCAGCCCGGAATGTATGGAATTTATCAAAAAATGCGTTAAGATTCGCAAAAACATCATTGTTTGCGGTGGTACCGGTACCGGTAAAACCACTTTCTTAAACGCTATTTCCGGTTATATTTCCAATAACGAACGTATCATCACGGTAGAAGATACCGCGGAACTTCGTTTGCAACAACCGCACTGGGTTTCTTTGGAAAGCCGTCCGCCGAACGTGGAAGGCAAAGGGGCCATTACGATTCAGGATTTGGTAAAAAACTGTTTGCGTATGCGTCCTGACCGCATTGTAGTAGGGGAGTGCCGCGGCGGAGAAGCCTTGGACATGTTGCAAGCCATGAACACCGGTCACGAGGGTTCGTTGACCACTATTCACGCCAACACGCCGCGTGACGGTCTGTCCCGCTTGGAAGCCATGTGCATGCAAACCGGGGCCGATTTGCCGATTTTTGCTATTCGCGAAATGATTTCTTCCGCCGTTAACATGATTGTGCAGTTGTCCCGTTTCTCGGACGGTTCCCGTAAGGTAACCTATATTACCGAAATGCACGGGCAAAAAAATAACGAAATTCAATCTACCGATTTATTCCGTTATGTACAAACGGGTGTAGATGAAAACGGCAAAGTACAAGGGGTATTTGCTCCAACGGGTAATTTGCCGACTTTCTTTGAAGATTTCGCCGCCAAGGGCCAACCTGTACCCGAAGAAGTATTTACCAAAGGGGCGGTGCCGCTTGATGAAAACGGCGAACCGGATTTGAACGCGGTTAAACGCATGAAGGCGGCCCAACAGGAGGCTGCCGCCGCGCCGCAAACACCGCCGGCTCCGCCTGCTGCACCGAAGGCTTAA
- a CDS encoding type II and III secretion system protein, with the protein MNIKLITKVSLAVLLLSVLLPSGAWAKKTRLVAVSADVVEISGTMQSVKGFSWNQLFDFEEATIEGILSLGEFERKTAVTTRLRLMETEGRAQVLSNPKIVTASGNSAKITVGGKIPIPIVNNQGVGSQLEEYGILLNVLPTIIPERNNIIDLQVQLSVSTVDYSRTVVIGTATAPSFTNRDLETHVELNSGETLVIGGLKSSARNVSEDRVPFLGRIPLIGLLFKNKDVTEEQRSLFLFITVEIVE; encoded by the coding sequence ATGAACATAAAGTTGATTACAAAAGTTTCTTTAGCGGTACTTCTTTTAAGCGTGCTGTTGCCGTCCGGCGCGTGGGCCAAAAAAACGCGTTTGGTGGCGGTCAGCGCCGATGTGGTGGAAATCAGCGGAACCATGCAGAGCGTAAAGGGTTTCTCGTGGAACCAATTGTTCGATTTCGAAGAAGCCACCATCGAAGGTATTTTATCCTTGGGTGAATTTGAACGCAAAACCGCGGTTACGACCCGTCTTCGTTTGATGGAAACCGAAGGCCGCGCCCAAGTACTTTCCAACCCTAAAATCGTTACCGCTTCGGGTAACAGTGCTAAAATTACGGTCGGCGGTAAAATCCCGATACCAATTGTAAACAATCAGGGGGTCGGTTCCCAATTGGAAGAATACGGTATTTTGCTTAACGTTCTTCCCACTATTATCCCGGAACGCAACAACATTATCGATTTGCAAGTACAGTTGTCCGTCTCCACCGTGGACTATTCCAGAACGGTTGTAATCGGTACGGCTACGGCCCCTTCGTTTACCAACCGCGATTTGGAAACCCATGTGGAACTTAACAGCGGAGAAACGTTGGTAATCGGCGGGCTCAAGAGCAGTGCCCGCAACGTATCCGAAGACCGCGTACCCTTCTTAGGCCGCATTCCGCTTATCGGTCTGTTGTTCAAAAACAAAGACGTTACGGAAGAACAACGCTCGCTCTTCCTGTTCATCACGGTTGAAATCGTAGAATAG